A genomic window from Streptomyces sp. HUAS YS2 includes:
- a CDS encoding amidohydrolase — translation MRPADLVFVAGSVLTMDPERPRATALAVTGERITAVGGDDEVRALAGPDTVVVDLAGRALLPGFQDAHVHAVFGGLELGACDLTETTDLDEYRRRITAYAAEHPERPWITGGGWSMESFPGGLPTRQMLDELVPDRPVLLVNRDHHGAWVNTRALELAGVTAATPDPADGRIEREPDGTPSGMLQEGAVELVGGAAPRPTEEDLVEGLLRAQALLHSYGITAWQDALLGSYGGHPDVSAAYLAAAERGLLTARVNGSLWWDRDAGAEQIPGLVARREALRHGRFRADTVKIMQDGIAENGTAAMTAPYKDACGCATANAGLSFVDPAALRGYVTALDALGFQVHFHALGDRAVREALDAVEAARDANGPRGNRHHLAHLQVVHPADVPRFAPLEAVANLQPLWAAHEPQLDELTTPFLGEGLADRQYPFGDLHRAGAPLAAGSDWPVSSANPLEGIHVAVNRIVPDGDLPAFLPEQRLALDTALAAYTSGSAYVNGLDDTGVLRPGLLADVIVLDRDPAAVPSSDLAALRVEATYVGGERVFGA, via the coding sequence ATGCGCCCCGCAGATCTCGTCTTCGTCGCCGGCTCCGTGCTCACCATGGACCCCGAACGCCCGCGTGCCACGGCGCTCGCGGTGACCGGGGAACGGATCACCGCCGTCGGCGGCGACGACGAGGTGCGCGCCCTGGCCGGACCGGACACGGTCGTGGTCGACCTGGCCGGCCGGGCGCTGCTGCCCGGATTCCAGGACGCCCACGTCCACGCCGTGTTCGGCGGCCTGGAGCTGGGGGCCTGCGACCTGACCGAGACGACGGACCTCGACGAGTACCGGCGGCGGATCACCGCCTACGCGGCCGAGCACCCGGAGCGGCCGTGGATCACCGGCGGCGGCTGGTCGATGGAGAGCTTCCCCGGTGGCCTGCCGACCCGTCAGATGCTCGACGAGCTGGTGCCGGACCGGCCGGTGCTGCTGGTCAACCGCGACCACCACGGCGCATGGGTGAACACCCGGGCCCTGGAACTGGCCGGGGTGACCGCGGCGACGCCCGACCCGGCGGACGGGCGGATCGAGCGCGAGCCGGACGGCACGCCGTCGGGCATGCTCCAGGAGGGGGCCGTCGAGCTGGTCGGCGGGGCGGCGCCCCGGCCGACCGAGGAGGACCTCGTCGAGGGCCTGCTGCGGGCGCAGGCGCTGCTCCACTCGTACGGGATCACCGCCTGGCAGGACGCCCTGCTCGGCTCGTACGGCGGCCACCCCGACGTCTCCGCCGCCTACCTCGCGGCGGCCGAACGCGGCCTGCTGACCGCCCGGGTCAACGGCTCCCTGTGGTGGGACCGGGACGCGGGCGCCGAGCAGATCCCGGGGCTCGTCGCGCGCCGCGAGGCGCTGCGCCACGGCCGGTTCCGCGCGGACACCGTGAAGATCATGCAGGACGGCATCGCCGAGAACGGCACGGCGGCGATGACCGCCCCGTACAAGGACGCCTGCGGCTGCGCCACCGCCAACGCCGGGCTGAGCTTCGTCGATCCCGCGGCGCTGCGCGGGTACGTCACCGCGCTCGACGCGCTCGGTTTCCAGGTGCACTTCCACGCGCTGGGCGACCGCGCGGTGCGGGAGGCGCTGGACGCGGTCGAGGCCGCGCGGGACGCCAACGGGCCGCGCGGCAACCGGCACCACCTCGCCCACCTCCAGGTCGTGCACCCGGCGGACGTGCCGCGCTTCGCACCGCTGGAGGCGGTCGCCAACCTGCAGCCGCTGTGGGCGGCGCACGAACCGCAGCTCGACGAGCTGACCACGCCGTTCCTCGGCGAGGGCCTCGCCGACCGCCAGTACCCCTTCGGCGACCTGCACCGGGCCGGCGCGCCGCTGGCCGCGGGCAGCGACTGGCCGGTGAGCTCCGCGAACCCGCTGGAGGGCATCCACGTCGCGGTGAACCGGATCGTGCCCGACGGCGACCTGCCCGCGTTCCTCCCGGAGCAGCGCCTCGCCCTGGACACCGCGCTCGCCGCGTACACCTCGGGCTCGGCGTACGTGAACGGCCTCGACGACACGGGCGTGCTGCGCCCGGGCCTGCTCGCGGACGTGATCGTCCTGGACCGCGACCCGGCGGCGGTGCCGTCCTCGGACCTCGCCGCGCTGCGGGTCGAGGCGACGTACGTCGGCGGGGAGCGCGTCTTCGGCGCCTGA